A portion of the Pseudomonas koreensis genome contains these proteins:
- a CDS encoding phage holin family protein, with amino-acid sequence MSIGESGPTAGTASSTRRLGAAVLGLLHSHVELFGIELQEQKSRTVSLLLFAGLALVFALLLLVGLSTLVMIIFWDTYRLAAIIGLCVFYTLASIFCGLRLKAAIFDESSPFHGTLEELANDRERLLP; translated from the coding sequence ATCGGTGAATCCGGCCCGACTGCGGGCACCGCCTCCTCCACGCGTCGTCTCGGCGCCGCCGTTCTGGGCCTGCTGCACAGTCATGTCGAATTGTTCGGCATCGAATTGCAGGAGCAGAAATCACGCACTGTCAGCCTGCTGCTGTTCGCCGGTCTGGCACTGGTATTCGCCCTGCTGTTGCTGGTGGGTCTGTCGACGCTGGTGATGATCATCTTCTGGGACACCTACCGCCTGGCGGCGATCATCGGCCTGTGCGTTTTCTATACGCTGGCGTCGATCTTCTGCGGCCTGCGTCTCAAAGCCGCGATTTTCGATGAGTCCTCGCCTTTCCACGGCACGCTCGAAGAGCTGGCCAACGACCGGGAGCGTCTGCTGCCATGA
- a CDS encoding EAL domain-containing protein, with translation MIDGHPLACFQPFIDTATGRIAGVEALGRLRQNDGQLNSVGPLFADPRTPATALRRLDRQIRDHALSRLHEAPAEWFLSLNMSPRWISRLRADQALPSLKQLAQHDIDPQRIVFEITELGGNSERLAHVVARYREAGARIAIDDFGAGYSQLDRVLALQPDILKLDMRLFQAAALGGPSSDVVKALAQMAEKTGCWIIAEGVETEAQLNFALECGSRYVQGFLFARAQEEFFATDAFVAHFAQLRQRYVNQKLSERGRLMQMRQQLSELMAILQQWAQARAPLSALPQLQAFPWLLRFYQCDRHGTQLTPNLEWRHDGWFADDRYLGHNWSWRPYFYHLLAEGWEERRLTLSSTYRDATSNQYCLTAGQFFDNGERLLLIDIDAAGL, from the coding sequence GTGATCGACGGGCACCCGCTCGCCTGCTTTCAGCCTTTCATCGATACCGCCACCGGACGCATAGCAGGCGTCGAAGCACTCGGTCGCTTGCGCCAGAACGATGGTCAATTGAACTCCGTCGGACCGTTGTTCGCCGATCCGCGCACCCCGGCCACTGCCCTGCGCCGTCTCGACCGGCAGATCCGTGACCACGCACTGAGCCGTCTGCATGAAGCGCCGGCCGAGTGGTTTCTCAGCTTGAACATGTCGCCACGCTGGATCAGCCGCCTGCGCGCCGACCAGGCCTTGCCCAGTCTCAAGCAATTGGCGCAACACGACATTGATCCGCAGCGGATTGTGTTTGAAATCACCGAACTGGGTGGCAATAGCGAACGCCTGGCCCACGTGGTCGCGCGCTACCGCGAGGCTGGAGCAAGAATCGCCATAGACGATTTCGGCGCCGGCTATTCGCAGCTGGATCGGGTGCTGGCCCTGCAACCGGACATTCTCAAACTCGACATGCGTTTGTTTCAGGCTGCTGCTCTTGGCGGTCCGAGCAGCGATGTGGTCAAAGCGCTCGCGCAGATGGCCGAGAAAACCGGCTGCTGGATCATCGCTGAAGGCGTCGAAACCGAAGCGCAGCTGAATTTCGCTCTGGAATGCGGCTCGCGCTACGTGCAGGGATTTCTCTTCGCCCGAGCGCAAGAAGAGTTCTTCGCTACGGATGCTTTCGTCGCACATTTCGCTCAACTGCGACAACGCTACGTGAATCAGAAACTCAGCGAGCGAGGGCGGCTGATGCAGATGCGCCAACAGCTCAGCGAGTTGATGGCGATTCTGCAGCAATGGGCGCAGGCCCGCGCGCCGCTTAGCGCGCTACCTCAACTGCAGGCGTTTCCGTGGCTGCTGCGTTTTTATCAGTGTGATCGTCACGGCACGCAACTGACGCCCAACCTGGAATGGCGTCACGATGGCTGGTTCGCCGATGATCGCTACCTGGGGCATAACTGGTCGTGGCGACCGTACTTCTACCATCTGCTCGCCGAAGGCTGGGAAGAACGGCGCCTGACCCTGTCCAGTACCTATCGCGATGCCACCAGCAACCAGTATTGCCTGACCGCCGGGCAGTTCTTCGACAACGGGGAACGCCTGCTGTTGATCGATATCGACGCGGCGGGCCTGTAG
- a CDS encoding deoxyguanosinetriphosphate triphosphohydrolase, translating into MDWPTLLNRERLGKPLHSPQELGRSPFHKDHDRIIFSGAFRRLGRKTQVHPVTSNDHIHTRLTHSLEVSCVGRSLGMRVGETLRSALPEWCDPADLGMVVQSACLAHDIGNPPFGHSGEDAIRHWFQQAAGRGWLDGMSDAERGDFLNFEGNAQGFRVLTQLEYHQFDGGTRLTYATLGTYLKYPWTARHADSLGYKKHKFGCYQSELPLLEQIAHKLGLPQLEDQRWARHPLVYLMEAADDICYALIDLEDGLEMELLEYAEVESLLLGLVGDDLPETYRQLGPQDSRRRKLAILRGKAIEHLTNAAARAFVEQQEALLAGTLHGDLVEHMHGPAKRCVLNAKDIARKKIFQDKRKTLHEIGAYTTLEILLNSFCGAALEQHNGRTPSFKSRRILDLLGNNAPDPQGSLHSSFLRMIDFIAGMTDSYASDMALEMTGRSSH; encoded by the coding sequence TTGGATTGGCCTACCCTGCTTAACCGCGAACGCCTCGGCAAGCCGCTGCACAGCCCGCAAGAACTCGGCCGCAGCCCCTTCCACAAAGACCATGACCGCATCATTTTCTCCGGCGCGTTCCGCCGCCTCGGGCGCAAGACCCAAGTGCACCCGGTCACCAGCAACGATCACATTCACACGCGCCTGACCCACTCGCTGGAAGTCAGCTGCGTCGGCCGGTCGCTGGGCATGCGTGTCGGTGAAACCTTGCGCAGTGCGCTGCCGGAATGGTGCGACCCGGCCGACCTGGGCATGGTGGTGCAATCGGCCTGCCTGGCTCACGATATCGGCAACCCGCCGTTCGGCCATTCCGGCGAAGACGCCATTCGCCACTGGTTTCAACAAGCCGCCGGACGGGGCTGGCTTGACGGCATGAGCGACGCCGAGCGCGGTGATTTCCTCAATTTCGAAGGCAATGCACAAGGCTTTCGCGTGCTGACGCAGTTGGAATATCACCAGTTCGATGGCGGCACACGCCTGACCTACGCGACGCTGGGCACCTATCTGAAGTACCCGTGGACCGCGCGCCACGCTGATTCCCTCGGCTACAAGAAACACAAATTCGGCTGCTACCAGAGCGAACTGCCATTGCTCGAACAGATCGCCCACAAGCTTGGCCTGCCGCAGCTTGAAGATCAGCGCTGGGCACGCCATCCATTGGTGTATCTGATGGAGGCCGCCGATGACATCTGTTATGCGCTGATCGATCTCGAAGACGGTCTGGAAATGGAGCTGCTCGAATACGCTGAAGTCGAGTCGCTGCTGCTCGGCCTGGTCGGCGACGACTTGCCGGAAACCTATCGTCAGCTCGGACCGCAGGATTCCCGCCGGCGCAAACTGGCGATCCTGCGCGGCAAGGCCATCGAGCACCTGACCAACGCGGCGGCGCGGGCATTTGTCGAACAGCAGGAAGCCCTGCTTGCCGGCACGCTGCACGGCGATCTGGTCGAGCATATGCATGGGCCGGCGAAGCGCTGCGTGTTGAACGCCAAGGACATCGCCCGCAAGAAGATCTTCCAGGACAAACGCAAGACGCTGCATGAAATAGGCGCGTACACGACGCTGGAGATTCTACTCAATTCGTTCTGCGGCGCTGCGCTGGAGCAGCACAACGGTCGCACGCCGTCGTTCAAGAGCAGGCGCATCCTCGACTTGCTCGGCAACAACGCGCC